A region of the Halosolutus amylolyticus genome:
GAGACCCAGCAGGATCGCCGCCGCGACGAGGGGGAGCCACGCGAACGCGCCGGCGAGCAGGCAGGCGACGAACCCGACGAGCCCGGCGGTGACGAGCCACAGTTGGGCGATCGCGAGCCGTCGCGAGTGGATCGTCACGCCGGACCAGACGGGGACGAACTGGGTCATCGCCCCCATGATCGTCAGCCCGATCCAGCCGAGCAACAGCGCGTGAATCCGTGCGACGCCGGAGAGTCCAGGCACCGTCGTGACGGCCAGGACGGTCCCGCCGACGGCCGCGACGACGAGAAACGAAAGCGCCACGACGAAGTGCCGGAGCGGAATCGCCATCGGGGGCTGCTGGTCGGTCCGCAGCCCGCCCGGTATCTGGTTCATGGGCGATCGTACGGCCGCCACGTCCGTCCCGTTGTAGCCGAACACGTTCGGAGGGGACTGTTTGCCCGTGGCCGTCCTATCGTGGCCTATGACAGCCGAGACGACGATCGATCAGCGCGCACAGCAGGCCCGGACGACGACGGTCGAGGTCCGGTGTACCGGTCACGTCCGCGACGCCGTCGGATCCCACGAACTCGAGTACACCTTCGAGGGCGATCGACTCCGGGAGTTCCTCGAATCGTTCTTCGCGGAGTACGACGTCGAGGACATGCTCATCGCCGAGACCGAGGCCGAGGCGACCGCCCACGGCTGGGCACCCGTTCCCGACGAACTGCCGGGCACCTGGCGCAAGAACCCCGAGGGGGACCAGACCCGACCCTACGCCCGCGTCTGCATCAACGGGCGGTTCAACGAGCACTACGAGGGGTTCGAGACGACACTCGAGGACGGCGATCGGGTCGCGCTGATCTACCCGTTCATGTTCTGTTGCTGACCGGGAGGAGCCGAACAGGTTCGTCTCAGATCTTACCCCGGCGGGGAGCCAACGACCGACCATGACCGAAGACGTCGCCGACGTCGAACCCGTGACGCGTCGCGAGCACGACGCCTCGTGGTCCGCGAACCTCGAGAAACCCCGCCACGCCGACGATCGCGACCTCGTGATCGAGCAGGCCAGGGACGCGATCGCGGCCACCGCAGGCGGCTATCACGTCAACCTCGTCACCCACGGCGACCACGGCCACCCCGAGGAGTACCTCTGGGACGAACTCGAGGCGACCTTCGACGGGATCGACGTGGAGTACGTCGATCAGTGTGGCTGTGGCGGCCACGTCACGCGAGTCCACGTCGCGTCGTCGGAGTGACTCGAGCCGTCGGTCTGACCGCGGTTCCGCGTCGGAACGCGCAAAATATGCGAACGTTTACTAATGTCTAGCATACTTGTGAGAGTATGTCAACCGATCGGGCAGACCCACAACTACGAATCGACGCCGGAACGTACGAGGACACCCTGGTCGGCCTCCTTCTCGTCGTCCAGTTTGCCCTGGGGGCGATGATAGCCCTCGTCACGGTTGGCTGGCTGTTCTTCACGCTCAACGCCGCATTCGATCC
Encoded here:
- a CDS encoding pterin cluster protein — encoded protein: MTAETTIDQRAQQARTTTVEVRCTGHVRDAVGSHELEYTFEGDRLREFLESFFAEYDVEDMLIAETEAEATAHGWAPVPDELPGTWRKNPEGDQTRPYARVCINGRFNEHYEGFETTLEDGDRVALIYPFMFCC
- a CDS encoding CGCGG family rSAM-modified RiPP protein, which codes for MTEDVADVEPVTRREHDASWSANLEKPRHADDRDLVIEQARDAIAATAGGYHVNLVTHGDHGHPEEYLWDELEATFDGIDVEYVDQCGCGGHVTRVHVASSE